One stretch of Lucilia cuprina isolate Lc7/37 chromosome 6, ASM2204524v1, whole genome shotgun sequence DNA includes these proteins:
- the LOC111687767 gene encoding uncharacterized protein LOC111687767: MLNSGIKIFIFLIILYQSANIINSQKTWTYELLELDFESSDKDFIDADLEVLRIARGVFGINGFIDIKQPIDESFSMEVIFFRDKYCQENYERQLYSVGKQSFADGMNKFYRRILMDSLRNCTTDAPIFNKFEPPLTKRLIVFDKCQISTDNLPSHVDDGCYLVKLNVYGEVEVNFSGKLVVERIFGI; encoded by the exons ATGCTAAATAgtggaattaaaatatttatatttttaataatccttTACCAATCAGCCAATATAATTAACTCTCAG AAAACCTGGACCTATGAACTACTTGAACTTGATTTCGAAAGTAGTGACAAGGATTTCATTGATGCTGATCTAGAAGTTTTACGTATAGCACGCGGTGTTTTTGGCATTAATggttttattgatattaaacaGCCCATCGATGAATCCTTTAGCATGGAAGTGATTTTCTTTCGTGATAAATACTGTCAGGAAAATTATGAAAGACAACTCTATTCGGTGGGTAAACAATCGTTTGCTGATGGCATGAATAAATTCTATAGGAGAATTTTAATGGACAGCTTAAGAAATTGTACAACTGATGCgccaatatttaataaattcgaACCACCTCTAACGAAACGTTTAATTGTATTCGATAAATGTCAAATCTCAACGGATAATTTACCCTCACATGTGGATGATGGTTGTTATTTGGTTAAACTAAATGTTTATGGTGAAGTTGAAGTTAATTTTTCCGGAAAACTTGTTGTTGAaagaatttttggaatttaa
- the LOC111687766 gene encoding uncharacterized protein LOC111687766 produces MKRNIFKTTLWIQIVLLYFLLITTTIWAEERNWSLELLEVNAESSNRDICDLKFEIVRISRGIFAMNGFVDFKIDVDDNALFEGFLYRSSTVRNEFRKLSMEMCNETLTETVNTFYKTYLMNDIQECATNMPYLEKEFVAPLTKRYVEIRNCTISNDSLPSHMAEGLYRLLIKVHGSIEVVFEVYFRIEED; encoded by the coding sequence ATGAAacgtaacatttttaaaactacattatggATTCAGATTGTTTTACTTTACTTTCTCTTAATAACAACTACGATCTGGGCAGAGGAAAGAAATTGGTCCCTAGAATTGTTGGAAGTTAACGCGGAAAGCAGTAATCGTGATATTTGTGATTTAAAATTCGAAATTGTACGCATATCACGCGGTATATTTGCTATGAATGGCTTTGTAGACTTTAAAATCGATGTTGATGATAACGCTTTATTTGAAGGCTTCTTGTATCGCAGCAGTACAGTGCGCAACGAGTTTCGTAAGTTGTCCATGGAAATGTGTAATGAAACTTTAACAGAGACAGTGAATACATTTTATAAGACTTATTTGATGAATGACATACAGGAATGTGCTACAAATATGCCATATTTGGAGAAAGAATTTGTGGCGCCACTTACAAAACGTTATGTGGAAATTCGAAATTGCACTATATCTAATGATAGTTTGCCATCTCATATGGCAGAGGGTCTCTATAGATTGTTGATAAAAGTTCATGGATCTATCGAGGTAGTATTTGAGGTGTATTTTCGAATTGAAGAGGATTAG